Proteins from a single region of Streptococcus oralis:
- a CDS encoding adenylosuccinate synthase, with protein sequence MTSVVVVGTQWGDEGKGKITDFLSANAEVIARYQGGDNAGHTIVIDGKKFKLHLIPSGIFFPEKISVIGNGMVVNPKSLVKELSYLHEEGVTTDNLRISDRAHVILPYHIELDRLQEEAKGDNKIGTTIKGIGPAYMDKAARVGIRIADLLDKDIFRERLERNLAEKNRLFEKLYDSTSISVDDIFEEYYEYGQQIKQYVTDTSVILNDALDNGKRVLFEGAQGVMLDIDQGTYPFVTSSNPVAGGVTIGSGVGPSKIDKVVGVCKAYTSRVGDGPFPTELFDEVGDRIREVGHEYGTTTGRPRRVGWFDSVVMRHSRRVSGITNLSLNSIDVLSGLDTVKICVAYDLDGQRIDYYPASLEQLKRCKPIYEELPGWSEDITGVRNLEDLPENARNYVRRVSELVGVRISTFSVGPGREQTNILESVWS encoded by the coding sequence ATGACTTCAGTTGTTGTTGTAGGTACCCAATGGGGTGATGAAGGTAAAGGGAAAATTACAGATTTTCTTTCAGCTAATGCAGAGGTAATTGCTCGTTATCAAGGTGGTGATAATGCTGGTCACACGATTGTGATTGATGGTAAGAAATTTAAGTTGCACTTGATTCCATCTGGAATTTTCTTTCCTGAAAAAATCTCTGTTATTGGGAATGGGATGGTCGTGAATCCAAAATCCCTTGTGAAAGAGTTGAGCTATCTTCATGAGGAAGGTGTGACAACTGATAACTTGCGTATTTCTGATCGTGCGCATGTTATTTTGCCTTACCATATTGAGTTGGATCGCTTGCAAGAAGAGGCTAAGGGCGATAATAAGATTGGTACTACAATAAAGGGAATTGGTCCAGCATATATGGACAAGGCTGCTCGTGTTGGAATTCGTATTGCGGATCTTTTGGATAAGGATATTTTCCGTGAGCGTTTGGAACGCAATCTTGCGGAAAAGAATCGTCTGTTTGAAAAATTATATGATAGCACCTCTATTTCAGTTGATGACATTTTTGAAGAGTACTATGAGTATGGCCAACAAATTAAGCAGTATGTGACAGATACGTCTGTTATCTTGAACGATGCGCTTGATAATGGCAAACGTGTGCTGTTTGAAGGGGCGCAAGGTGTCATGTTGGATATTGACCAAGGGACTTATCCATTTGTTACTTCTTCAAACCCTGTCGCTGGTGGTGTGACAATTGGGTCTGGTGTTGGTCCAAGTAAGATTGACAAGGTTGTAGGTGTATGTAAAGCCTACACAAGTCGTGTAGGAGACGGACCTTTCCCAACTGAATTGTTTGATGAAGTGGGAGATCGCATCCGTGAAGTAGGTCATGAATACGGTACAACAACTGGCCGTCCACGTCGTGTAGGTTGGTTTGACTCAGTTGTGATGCGTCACAGCCGTCGTGTATCTGGGATTACCAATCTTTCATTGAATTCTATCGATGTTTTGAGCGGTTTGGATACGGTAAAAATCTGTGTGGCCTATGATCTTGATGGTCAACGTATTGATTACTATCCTGCTAGTCTTGAGCAGTTGAAACGCTGCAAGCCAATCTACGAGGAATTGCCAGGTTGGTCAGAAGACATCACTGGAGTCCGTAATTTGGAAGACCTTCCTGAGAATGCACGTAACTATGTTCGTCGTGTAAGCGAGTTGGTTGGTGTTCGTATCTCAACTTTCTCAGTAGGACCTGGTCGTGAACAAACTAATATTTTAGAAAGTGTTTGGTCATAG
- the comW gene encoding sigma(X)-activator ComW, producing MLQKFYDRAFVFLKLVEQEYAFLGQSCAEWESLHLRFLLYYLIRFKIKSDRDFSLYHFRTAYRLYLDKLLQGGTTLIQ from the coding sequence ATGCTTCAGAAATTTTATGACCGAGCATTTGTCTTTTTGAAACTAGTTGAACAAGAATATGCCTTTTTAGGCCAGAGTTGTGCAGAGTGGGAATCACTTCATCTTCGGTTTTTACTATATTACTTAATCCGATTTAAAATTAAAAGTGATAGGGACTTTTCTCTGTATCACTTTAGAACAGCTTATCGTCTATATCTAGATAAATTACTGCAAGGTGGTACAACTCTCATCCAATAG
- a CDS encoding serine hydrolase, whose protein sequence is MRKFLVVLLLPAFIITSRVVSTEKQLPYSSQEIYYLTESDYGFYYKETLESPMVYGETAVYANEDLVKESGKLTPGTTFKIVEWRLNKQGVPVFKLDNHQFILADKRLVYDQSQVQTQNRQVWLEQGFVIYNSPYDTKEISSSLSPYQRVTVDRTLFAEGQEFLHIDQVGWVSKEFTSEEDNRIQKVQEVLSNNYQNENYSIYVKQLTTGKEAGVNEDSKLYAASILKLAYLYYAQDKINQGEYTLDSSFKYISEVNSFPGSYKPEGSGSLPKKEDNKEYSLQQLITKVTKESDNVAHNILGYYVTNQSDGAFKEKMSTIMGEDWDVNDKLTSSKMAGKVMEAIYNQNGFVLESLGKTDFDNQRIAKGVSVKVAHKIGDADEFKHDTAIVYTDSPFVLSIFTKNSDYDTIAKIAKDVYEVLK, encoded by the coding sequence ATGCGTAAGTTCTTAGTAGTTTTATTGCTACCTGCTTTTATCATAACCTCAAGAGTAGTTAGCACAGAAAAACAGCTTCCTTACTCTTCGCAAGAAATTTATTATCTAACTGAGTCTGATTATGGATTCTACTATAAAGAAACTCTGGAATCCCCAATGGTATATGGAGAAACAGCCGTCTATGCTAATGAGGATCTTGTTAAAGAGTCTGGTAAATTGACTCCTGGAACCACCTTTAAAATAGTAGAATGGCGTTTGAATAAACAAGGTGTTCCTGTTTTTAAATTAGATAATCACCAGTTTATCCTTGCAGATAAGCGTTTGGTCTATGATCAAAGTCAAGTTCAAACTCAAAATAGACAAGTATGGTTGGAGCAGGGGTTTGTTATCTATAACAGCCCTTATGACACTAAAGAAATTTCTTCATCCCTCTCTCCCTATCAACGCGTAACGGTGGATAGAACTCTCTTTGCTGAGGGACAAGAATTTCTTCATATCGATCAAGTTGGGTGGGTATCAAAAGAGTTCACCTCAGAAGAAGACAATCGCATCCAGAAGGTTCAAGAAGTTTTATCAAACAATTATCAGAATGAAAATTATTCTATTTATGTTAAACAACTGACTACAGGTAAAGAGGCTGGGGTGAATGAAGACAGCAAACTCTATGCAGCTAGCATCTTGAAACTAGCCTATCTTTATTATGCTCAAGATAAGATAAATCAAGGAGAGTATACGCTGGACAGTAGCTTCAAGTATATCTCAGAAGTAAATAGTTTCCCTGGGTCCTATAAACCAGAAGGTAGTGGTAGCTTACCTAAAAAAGAAGATAACAAAGAATACAGTCTTCAACAGTTAATTACCAAGGTAACAAAAGAGTCTGATAATGTTGCTCATAATATTTTAGGTTATTACGTGACCAATCAATCTGACGGGGCTTTCAAAGAAAAAATGTCCACCATTATGGGCGAAGATTGGGATGTGAATGATAAACTAACTTCTTCAAAAATGGCTGGAAAAGTCATGGAAGCTATTTATAATCAGAATGGTTTTGTCTTAGAGTCTCTAGGTAAGACTGATTTTGACAACCAACGAATCGCAAAAGGTGTTTCGGTTAAGGTAGCTCATAAAATTGGAGATGCCGATGAGTTTAAACATGACACTGCCATTGTTTATACGGATTCTCCTTTTGTTCTTTCCATTTTCACCAAAAATTCTGATTATGATACTATTGCTAAGATAGCTAAGGATGTCTATGAGGTTCTAAAATGA
- a CDS encoding dUTP diphosphatase, with protein MKIRGFELVSSFTDENLLPKRETAHAAGYDLKVAERTVIAPGEIVLVPTGVKAYMQPTEVLYLYDRSSNPRKKGLVLINSVGVIDGDYYGNPGNEGHIFAQMKNITDQEVILEVGERVVQAVFAPFLIADEDEADGVRIGGFGSTGH; from the coding sequence ATGAAAATTCGTGGTTTTGAATTGGTTTCGAGTTTTACAGATGAAAATTTATTGCCTAAGCGTGAGACAGCGCATGCGGCTGGTTACGACTTAAAGGTTGCAGAACGCACTGTGATTGCTCCAGGAGAGATTGTTCTCGTCCCAACAGGAGTCAAGGCTTATATGCAGCCGACAGAGGTGCTCTATCTCTATGACCGTTCATCAAACCCTCGTAAGAAAGGCTTGGTCTTGATTAACTCAGTTGGGGTCATTGATGGGGATTATTATGGAAATCCTGGGAATGAAGGCCATATCTTTGCTCAGATGAAAAACATTACTGACCAAGAAGTGATTCTTGAAGTTGGAGAACGTGTGGTCCAGGCTGTCTTTGCACCATTTTTAATCGCAGATGAGGATGAAGCAGACGGCGTGCGAATTGGTGGTTTTGGGTCGACAGGGCATTAA
- the ftsH gene encoding ATP-dependent zinc metalloprotease FtsH → MKKQNNGLVRNPFLYLLIIFFLVTGFQYFYSGNTAGRSEKINYTELVKEITADNVKELTYQPNGSIIEVSGVYKNPKTSKEETGIQFFPPTATTVERFSSTILPSDSTVSELQKLASEHQAEVTVKHESSSGMWINILVSVVPFAILFFFLFSMMGNMGGNSGRNPMSFGRSKAKAANKEDIKVRFSDVAGAEEEKQELVEVVEFLKDPKRFTKLGARIPAGVLLEGPPGTGKTLLAKAVAGEAGVPFFSISGSDFVEMFVGVGASRVRSLFEDAKKAAPAIIFIDEIDAVGRQRGVGLGGGNDEREQTLNQLLIEMDGFEGNEGIIVIAATNRSDVLDPALLRPGRFDRKVLVGRPDVKGREAILKVHAKNKPLADDVDLKLVAQQTPGFVGADLENVLNEAALVAARRNKSIIDASDIDEAEDRVIAGPSKKDKTVSQRERELVAYHEAGHTIVGLVLSNARVVHKVTIVPRGRAGGYMIALPKEDQMLLSKEDMKEQLAGLMGGRVAEEIIFNVQTTGASNDFEQATQMARAMVTEYGMSEKLGPVQYEGNHAMFGAQSPQKSISEQTAYEIDEEVRSLLNEARNKAAEIIQSNRETHKLIAEALLKYETLDSTQIKSLYETGKMPETVEEESHALSYDEVKSKMSEEK, encoded by the coding sequence ATGAAAAAACAAAATAATGGTTTAGTTAGAAATCCATTTCTATACTTGTTAATTATCTTCTTCCTCGTAACAGGATTCCAGTATTTTTACTCTGGAAATACTGCTGGACGAAGCGAAAAAATTAACTATACAGAATTGGTAAAAGAAATTACAGCAGACAATGTAAAAGAATTAACCTATCAGCCAAATGGTAGCATTATTGAAGTATCTGGTGTTTATAAAAATCCTAAGACTAGTAAAGAAGAAACAGGAATTCAATTTTTCCCTCCTACAGCTACAACAGTAGAAAGATTCTCAAGTACTATCCTTCCGTCTGATTCAACAGTTTCAGAATTGCAAAAACTTGCTTCTGAACATCAGGCAGAAGTAACAGTCAAACATGAGAGTTCAAGCGGTATGTGGATCAATATCCTTGTCTCTGTTGTGCCATTTGCTATTCTCTTCTTCTTCCTATTCTCTATGATGGGAAATATGGGAGGAAATAGTGGCCGAAATCCAATGAGTTTTGGACGTAGCAAGGCCAAAGCTGCAAACAAAGAAGATATCAAGGTACGGTTCTCAGATGTTGCTGGTGCCGAGGAAGAAAAACAAGAATTAGTAGAAGTTGTTGAATTCCTAAAAGATCCAAAACGATTTACAAAACTTGGTGCGCGCATTCCTGCGGGTGTTCTTTTGGAGGGACCTCCGGGAACAGGTAAAACTTTGCTTGCTAAGGCAGTAGCCGGAGAAGCTGGTGTTCCATTCTTTAGTATCTCAGGTTCTGACTTTGTAGAAATGTTTGTCGGAGTTGGAGCTAGTCGTGTTCGTTCTCTTTTTGAAGATGCCAAAAAAGCAGCACCAGCTATCATCTTTATCGATGAAATTGATGCTGTTGGTCGCCAACGTGGTGTTGGCCTCGGTGGAGGAAATGATGAACGTGAACAAACCTTGAACCAACTCTTGATTGAAATGGATGGTTTTGAAGGAAATGAAGGAATCATCGTTATCGCTGCGACGAACCGTTCAGATGTTCTAGATCCAGCTCTTCTCCGCCCAGGACGTTTCGATAGAAAAGTCTTGGTTGGTCGCCCTGATGTTAAAGGTCGTGAAGCAATCTTGAAAGTTCACGCTAAAAATAAACCTTTGGCAGACGATGTTGATTTGAAACTAGTTGCCCAACAAACTCCAGGTTTTGTGGGAGCTGACTTAGAAAATGTTCTAAATGAAGCGGCCCTAGTTGCAGCCCGTCGCAACAAATCAATCATTGATGCTTCAGATATTGATGAGGCAGAGGACAGAGTGATTGCTGGACCATCTAAGAAAGATAAAACAGTATCACAAAGAGAACGTGAATTGGTTGCTTATCATGAGGCTGGACATACCATTGTTGGTTTAGTCTTGTCAAATGCCCGTGTTGTTCATAAAGTTACCATTGTACCACGTGGACGTGCAGGTGGTTACATGATTGCACTTCCGAAAGAGGATCAAATGCTTCTATCTAAAGAAGACATGAAAGAGCAATTGGCAGGTTTGATGGGTGGTCGTGTAGCTGAAGAGATTATTTTTAATGTCCAAACTACAGGAGCTTCCAATGACTTTGAACAAGCTACACAGATGGCGCGTGCGATGGTCACTGAATATGGTATGAGTGAAAAACTTGGCCCAGTTCAATACGAAGGAAATCATGCTATGTTTGGTGCACAAAGTCCTCAAAAATCAATTTCAGAACAAACAGCCTATGAGATTGATGAGGAAGTTCGTTCATTATTGAATGAAGCACGAAATAAAGCAGCTGAGATTATTCAATCAAATCGTGAAACCCATAAACTGATTGCAGAGGCATTGTTGAAATACGAAACATTGGATAGTACACAGATTAAATCTCTTTACGAAACAGGAAAAATGCCTGAGACAGTAGAAGAGGAATCTCATGCACTATCTTATGATGAAGTAAAATCAAAAATGAGTGAAGAAAAATAA
- the hpt gene encoding hypoxanthine phosphoribosyltransferase translates to MLEHDIKKILVSHDEITEAAKKLGAQLTKEYEGENPILIGILKGSIPFMAELVKHIDTHIEMDFMMVSSYHGGTASSGVINIKQDVTQDIKGRHVLFVEDIIDTGQTLKNLRDMFIAREAASVKIATLLDKPDGRVVEIEADYTCFTIPNEFVVGYGLDYKENYRNLPYVGVLKEEVYSN, encoded by the coding sequence ATGTTAGAACACGATATTAAAAAAATCCTCGTTTCACATGATGAAATTACAGAAGCAGCTAAAAAGCTAGGTGCACAATTAACAAAAGAATATGAGGGGGAAAATCCAATTCTTATTGGAATTCTAAAAGGATCGATTCCTTTTATGGCTGAATTGGTCAAACATATTGATACGCATATTGAGATGGACTTCATGATGGTATCTAGTTACCATGGTGGAACAGCAAGTAGTGGTGTCATCAATATCAAGCAAGACGTGACTCAAGATATCAAAGGAAGACATGTCTTATTTGTAGAGGATATCATCGATACAGGTCAAACTTTGAAGAATTTGAGAGATATGTTTATTGCAAGAGAAGCAGCTTCTGTTAAAATCGCGACTTTGTTGGACAAACCAGATGGACGCGTTGTTGAAATTGAGGCGGATTATACTTGTTTTACTATTCCAAATGAGTTTGTAGTAGGCTATGGTCTAGATTATAAAGAAAATTATCGTAACCTTCCTTATGTCGGAGTATTGAAAGAAGAAGTTTATTCAAATTAG
- a CDS encoding septum formation initiator family protein, translating to MSKNIVQMNNSFIQNEHQRRRYLMKERQKRNRFMGWVLILMILLFILPTYNLAQSYDQLLQRRQQLTELKEQYQTLSDEKDKESAFAAKLKDEDYVAKYARAKYYYSKKREAIYTIPDLLPR from the coding sequence ATGTCTAAAAATATTGTACAGATGAATAATTCTTTTATTCAAAATGAACATCAACGTCGTCGTTACCTGATGAAGGAGAGACAAAAGAGGAATCGTTTTATGGGTTGGGTCCTTATTTTGATGATCTTGTTGTTTATTTTACCAACTTATAACTTGGCCCAAAGCTATGATCAGTTACTGCAACGACGTCAGCAATTAACAGAGTTGAAAGAGCAGTACCAAACTCTTAGTGATGAAAAGGATAAGGAATCCGCCTTTGCTGCAAAGTTGAAAGATGAAGACTATGTAGCAAAGTATGCACGCGCCAAGTACTATTACTCAAAGAAACGAGAAGCAATTTACACAATTCCTGATTTGCTTCCGAGGTAA
- the tadA gene encoding tRNA adenosine(34) deaminase TadA has protein sequence MNYTVEEKEAFMREALREAEIALEHDEIPIGCVIVKDGEIIGRGHNAREELQRAVMHAEIMAIENANVSEESWRLLDCTLFVTIEPCVMCSGAIGLARIPNVVYGAKNQKFGAAGSLYNILTDERLNHRVEVETGILEDDCAAIMQDFFRNRRKK, from the coding sequence ATGAATTATACAGTTGAAGAAAAAGAAGCCTTTATGAGAGAGGCTTTGAGAGAGGCTGAGATTGCCTTAGAACACGATGAAATTCCAATTGGTTGTGTGATTGTCAAGGATGGAGAAATCATTGGTAGGGGGCATAATGCGCGCGAGGAGTTGCAACGGGCGGTCATGCATGCAGAAATCATGGCTATAGAGAATGCGAATGTGAGTGAAGAGAGTTGGCGCCTGCTGGATTGTACGCTTTTTGTGACCATTGAGCCTTGTGTTATGTGTAGTGGTGCGATTGGGCTTGCCCGTATTCCAAACGTAGTTTACGGGGCTAAAAACCAGAAATTTGGTGCAGCTGGAAGTCTGTATAATATTTTGACAGATGAGCGTCTCAATCATCGTGTAGAGGTAGAAACGGGAATTTTGGAAGATGACTGTGCAGCAATTATGCAGGACTTTTTCCGAAATCGACGGAAAAAATAA
- a CDS encoding RNA-binding S4 domain-containing protein: MRLDKYLKVSRIIKRRTVAKEVADKGRIKVNGILAKSSTDLKVDDQVEIRFGNKLLLVKVLEMKDSTKKEDAAGMYEILSETRVEENV, from the coding sequence ATGAGATTGGACAAGTATTTAAAAGTATCACGAATTATTAAGCGCCGCACAGTCGCAAAAGAAGTAGCAGATAAAGGTAGAATCAAGGTGAATGGAATCTTGGCCAAAAGTTCAACGGATTTGAAAGTTGATGACCAAGTTGAAATTCGCTTTGGAAATAAGTTGTTGCTTGTTAAAGTACTGGAGATGAAAGATAGTACAAAAAAAGAAGATGCAGCAGGCATGTATGAAATTCTCAGCGAAACACGGGTAGAAGAAAATGTCTAA
- a CDS encoding SP_0009 family protein encodes MENLLEVVEQFLSLSDEKLEELAAKNHLLRLQEEREEKNA; translated from the coding sequence ATGGAAAATTTATTGGAAGTTGTTGAGCAATTTCTAAGTTTATCAGATGAAAAATTAGAGGAATTGGCAGCTAAAAACCATTTATTACGATTACAAGAAGAAAGGGAAGAGAAGAATGCGTAA
- the tilS gene encoding tRNA lysidine(34) synthetase TilS: protein MRDQDFLNHFLRKEYFKKHSKVLLALSGGLDSMFLYHLLSTYQNELGIELIVAHVNHKQRSESDWEENELRKLADAAELPIYITSFSGEFSEARAREFRYDFFRKIMKEVGATALVTAHHADDQVETILMRLIRGSRLRHLTGIKESQVVDGIEIIRPLLYFHKKDFPPIVHFEDQTNQESTYFRNRIRNRYLPELEKENPRLKSALLDLGREISDYQATITELSKQIDVEDLNELFSYSQQTQGILLQNYLNQFPDLNLTKAQFAELQQILATKSQYRHSLKNGYELIKEYQNFRVCKISPQADEKEDELVLHYQNQVRYMGYLFSFGIPIEGDFVQKVTVSRETSVHIRCRKPGDIIILNGHRKKLRRLFIDLKIPIEKRKTIPIIEQFGEIVSILGIATSDLSKNTKNDIMNTVLYIEKIDR, encoded by the coding sequence ATGAGGGACCAGGATTTTTTAAATCATTTTCTCCGAAAAGAGTATTTCAAAAAACATTCGAAAGTCTTATTAGCTCTATCTGGTGGACTGGATTCGATGTTTTTATACCATCTATTGTCTACTTATCAAAATGAGTTGGGAATTGAGTTGATTGTAGCACATGTCAATCACAAGCAGAGAAGTGAGTCTGACTGGGAGGAAAATGAACTAAGGAAGTTAGCTGATGCAGCTGAACTTCCTATTTATATCACAAGCTTTTCAGGAGAATTTTCAGAAGCGCGTGCTCGAGAGTTTCGTTATGATTTTTTTAGGAAAATCATGAAAGAGGTTGGAGCAACTGCCTTGGTTACTGCCCACCATGCAGATGATCAGGTTGAAACGATTTTGATGCGCTTGATTCGAGGAAGTCGGCTACGTCATTTAACAGGAATAAAAGAAAGTCAAGTAGTTGATGGAATTGAAATCATCCGTCCCTTGTTGTATTTTCATAAAAAGGATTTTCCACCAATTGTTCACTTCGAAGATCAAACAAATCAAGAAAGTACCTATTTTCGCAATCGCATTCGGAATAGGTATTTACCAGAACTTGAAAAAGAAAATCCTCGTCTTAAATCCGCCCTTTTAGATTTAGGAAGGGAAATTTCAGATTACCAAGCAACAATAACGGAGCTTTCTAAACAAATTGATGTGGAAGATTTGAATGAGCTATTTTCATACTCTCAACAAACTCAAGGAATCTTGCTCCAGAACTATCTTAATCAATTTCCAGACTTAAATCTGACAAAGGCTCAGTTTGCTGAACTTCAACAGATTTTAGCAACTAAAAGCCAGTATCGTCATTCTCTTAAAAATGGTTATGAATTGATAAAGGAGTATCAGAATTTTCGAGTTTGCAAAATCAGTCCACAGGCTGATGAAAAGGAAGATGAACTTGTGTTACACTATCAAAATCAAGTTCGATATATGGGCTATTTATTTTCCTTTGGTATCCCTATTGAAGGGGATTTTGTTCAAAAAGTAACAGTTTCACGGGAAACATCTGTACATATTAGATGTCGAAAACCTGGCGATATTATTATCCTAAATGGTCATCGAAAGAAACTGAGACGTTTATTTATAGATTTGAAAATCCCTATTGAAAAACGAAAAACAATCCCTATTATTGAGCAATTTGGAGAAATTGTCTCAATTTTAGGAATTGCGACCAGTGATTTGAGTAAAAACACGAAAAATGATATAATGAACACTGTACTTTATATAGAAAAAATAGATAGGTAA